One genomic window of Pieris rapae chromosome 15, ilPieRapa1.1, whole genome shotgun sequence includes the following:
- the LOC111001291 gene encoding glucose-1-phosphatase, with protein sequence MVKISCLFLLGLVTFTKSYDLKQVLILSRHNIRAPLSSNLHYLSSNTWPIWNVDSAFLTAKGALLEGYMGSFISNWLVEKGLLPAGCPEQNTVHVYANTRQRTKATAKAFVDSAFKNCNITVYNKISNKMDPIFNPIIRNDSKELKSAIINEMEQKLRSLNMNEAYSRLNDIVDIKHAMICEVDKICDFERAKNDIFYEIGKEPNVNGPLGFTNSIVDAFIMSYYEGMNIKDVAWGNMRTSKEWQLFSTITRGNQDVRFNSTVLAKEVAKPLLKYIYNILNKKSPNFTLLVGHDSNLNSVMAAIGFKPFVLPDQYELTPIGGKLVFQRWHDTKTNEDLLKIEYVYQTMEQLRNGDFLSEHNPPRVITMQIDNCESDIDGFCSWKSFISILKSSFS encoded by the coding sequence ATGGTAAAAATTTCTTGTCTTTTCTTGCTTGGTTtagttacatttacaaaaagttaCGATCTAAAACAAGTTCTTATATTAAGTCGACATAATATAAGAGCGCCACTCTCATCAAATTTACATTATCTCTCGAGTAACACGTGGCCGATATGGAACGTGGATTCCGCGTTTTTAACTGCTAAAGGTGCATTGCTTGAAGGTTACATGGGAAGTTTTATATCGAATTGGTTAGTGGAGAAGGGTTTGCTACCAGCAGGATGTCCTGAACAAAACACTGTGCATGTTTACGCTAACACGAGGCAGAGAACAAAGGCAACTGCAAAAGCATTTGTAGACAGTGCATTTAAAAACTGTAACATAACTGTATACAATAAGATTTCCAATAAAATGGATCCAATTTTTAATCCAATAATACGGAATGATTCTAAGGAATTAAAGTCtgcaattataaatgaaatggaACAAAAATTACGTAGTCTAAATATGAATGAGGCATACTCGAGATTGAATGATATAGTGGATATAAAACATGCCATGATATGCGAAGTTGATAAAATTTGTGATTTTGAGAGGGCAAAAAATGACATCTTTTACGAAATAGGGAAAGAGCCAAACGTGAATGGACCTTTGGGATTCACGAATTCTATAGTGGACGCATTTATTATGAGTTACTACGAAGGTATGAATATTAAAGATGTTGCTTGGGGCAATATGAGAACCTCAAAAGAGTGGCAATTGTTCTCAACTATAACAAGAGGAAACCAAGACGTTAGATTTAACAGTACTGTATTAGCTAAAGAAGTAGCAAAACCattattaaagtacatttataatattttaaataaaaaatcacccAACTTTACATTGCTTGTTGGACATGATTCAAACTTGAATTCAGTTATGGCGGCAATAGGTTTTAAGCCTTTTGTGTTGCCAGACCAATATGAACTCACGCCCATCGGAGGGAAACTTGTTTTTCAAAGATGGCATGATACGAAAACTAATGAAGATTTACtaaaaattgaatatgttTACCAAACTATGGAACAGCTAAGAAATGGAGATTTTTTATCAGAACATAATCCTCCAAGAGTAATAACAATGCAAATTGATAACTGCGAAAGTGATATTGATGGGTTTTGTTCATGGAAAAGCTTTATATCTATTTTGAAATCTAGTTTTAGTTAG